CGCCCGCTGCCATGCCTCCACCCCGCCGTGAAGGTCGACGGGGAAAACCTGGGCGCCGGCTCGCAGATGGCCCTGAACAGTGATCTTGCCCACTGTCCACAGGGCCATGGGCAACAGGGCCATGACCCGGGAGTGGGCACCGACACCTTCGAGACGTGCAAAACGGACGCAGAGGTCATACACCCGATCCAGATCGCCGGCACCGTAGCGCGTGAGCTTGGGCAGCCCGGTGGTGCCGCTGGAATAGAAGAGGACCTCGCCGCCGTGCCGTGGGCCGGACAGCGGGCCGGTTGTAGGATCCCGGAGGTCTTCTTTGCTGAGGGTCGGAAGCTTCCGCCACGCTGGATCGCCAAACCGCGCCACGCCAGAGAAATCCCAGGAGCGATAGAGCGCATGGGCATGGGCCTGGTGCACCAGCTCGGCCACACCAAGCATCACGGAAGCCTCAGAGCGACCAGGGGGACTCGTGGAATGCAACCCGGCGCTTGCCCCCGGGATAGCCCCGTGGAATCGGCCGCAGCTGGACGAAGATCTTCAGGTAGCCGCAGGCGCGGGCATCGGCGAGGTCGAGGCTCAGCGACTGAAACCAGCGCGCCACCTCCCCCTGGTCCAGTCGGTCGGCAGCACGCAGGTCAATGGTGATCGCATCCGTGCCATCGGCCAGGTGCCGGATCCGGAAGGAGGCCGAGGCGATACCGTAGCCCAGCGCATCCAGAAACCGCTCGATCTGGACGCGGGTCACCTTGACTCCGGTGGCCAGACTGAAGGCGTGACCAACCCGGCCGATGAACCGGAAGCATGGTCCGCTGGCATCCGGGACCAGCTCGATCAGATCGCCCAAGCGGTAGCGAACAAGGGGTATCGCCTCGGCATACCGCCGGGTCACCAGGGCCTCCCCGAAGCCGCTGTCGCGAACGACCCCATCGGGGTCCAAGACCTCCAGATGGATCCGCTCCGGGTCCCAGTGGTACCTGCCCGACACGCAGTCATCCTCGAAGCCGAGGATGGCTTCGCTGGCGGCAAAGAGGCTCCGGGGTCGAACCCCGAAGCTGTCCTCGATCCTGGCCCGCAGCTCGGGACTTGCGGCCTCACCCACCAGGATGAGCTTGCGGATCCCGTGCAAGGGCGAACAAGTGCCCAAGGCCAGGGCAGCTGTGGGCAGGGTGACGACGGCCGTGGCGCCGATCCTGTTCAGAAGCTTGGCCGTACCGGGAAGGTGGGGGAGATAGAGCCCTGCGGGCAGTACCCGGGCGCCAAGCTCCACCAGAGCGTCGGTCACGTTATCGCCGGAGAACCAGGGACCGAAAGGGAGAAGAACGGCCACCGTATCGTCGGGTGTCACCCCCACCGCCCGCAGGCAAGCTGCCCGATGCCGGACAGACTCATGCCAGTCCTCCCGGGAGAAGATA
This sequence is a window from Thermodesulfobacteriota bacterium. Protein-coding genes within it:
- a CDS encoding AMP-binding protein yields the protein MAHLPLARPSSGPSWGTELLEVVRRHRRAAGLPAPPACFADLPVSHDLPAPEDRLYATDAPPAARLFYLTSGTTGQPKRVIFSREDWHESVRHRAACLRAVGVTPDDTVAVLLPFGPWFSGDNVTDALVELGARVLPAGLYLPHLPGTAKLLNRIGATAVVTLPTAALALGTCSPLHGIRKLILVGEAASPELRARIEDSFGVRPRSLFAASEAILGFEDDCVSGRYHWDPERIHLEVLDPDGVVRDSGFGEALVTRRYAEAIPLVRYRLGDLIELVPDASGPCFRFIGRVGHAFSLATGVKVTRVQIERFLDALGYGIASASFRIRHLADGTDAITIDLRAADRLDQGEVARWFQSLSLDLADARACGYLKIFVQLRPIPRGYPGGKRRVAFHESPWSL